A DNA window from Aminipila luticellarii contains the following coding sequences:
- a CDS encoding O-methyltransferase, with protein sequence MNITNNKVTQYIDELYKPLNISLGLLRKQAEAARVPIILRDTETLILNLIRMKQPQRILEIGTAVGYSSSCFAAAYEETKIVTIEYNEETCQTARDNIELLGLSDRITVYLGDGEKVIEQLYEKGIEPFDMVFIDASKSHYKRFWDAAIRLVQKDAVILSDNVLMKAMTVSDEYDVNGRHKTNIRKMREYVQYINALDYCHTSVVPVGDGLAISMLHL encoded by the coding sequence ATGAATATTACAAATAATAAAGTAACCCAATATATTGATGAATTGTACAAGCCTTTAAATATTTCTCTGGGGCTGCTGCGCAAACAGGCAGAGGCGGCCAGAGTCCCCATTATCCTCAGAGATACGGAAACCTTGATCCTGAACCTGATTCGTATGAAGCAGCCTCAAAGAATCCTGGAAATCGGCACGGCGGTAGGATACTCGTCTTCCTGCTTTGCGGCCGCTTACGAGGAAACAAAAATCGTAACAATCGAATATAATGAAGAAACCTGCCAAACAGCACGTGATAATATAGAACTTCTCGGATTATCTGATCGAATAACAGTTTATCTCGGAGATGGGGAAAAGGTCATAGAGCAGCTCTACGAAAAGGGCATTGAGCCCTTTGATATGGTTTTTATCGATGCATCCAAAAGCCACTATAAGCGATTTTGGGATGCCGCCATCAGATTGGTTCAGAAGGATGCAGTGATCCTGTCAGATAATGTCCTGATGAAAGCCATGACTGTCTCTGATGAATACGATGTAAATGGACGACATAAAACCAATATCCGTAAAATGAGGGAATATGTGCAGTATATCAATGCATTGGATTATTGCCACACTTCTGTTGTTCCGGTGGGAGATGGATTAGCAATCAGTATGTTACACCTATAA
- the mltG gene encoding endolytic transglycosylase MltG, which yields MGKRNPSRTTGKTYIAVILVFILLFIGSFVHYMQNLGKPFDKNNTKAIAVNIPQGSGTSTIGQILEEKKVISSTNKFKLLSKIDGNDGKYKAGEYSLSPSMPLEQIMEIIISGDSNTSRFTIPEGLTIKETADRLAAKNLINKDAFLSEVKSGTFDYRFISLLPNTENRLEGFLYPETYDIYTTASEHEIIGKMLDQFDKLVPEEYYTRASEMGYDMYKIITIASLIEKETLVSSEKPVVASVIYNRLAVNMPLQIDATVQYALPEHKERLNYKDLEVDSPYNTYQNTGLPQGPICSPGIDSIKAALYPANTNYYYYVLSAEKNGSHKFSNTYEEFLKNKNAYVHSL from the coding sequence ATGGGAAAAAGAAATCCAAGCAGAACCACAGGCAAGACGTATATAGCTGTCATTTTAGTATTCATCCTCCTTTTCATTGGGAGCTTTGTGCATTATATGCAGAATCTGGGAAAACCTTTTGATAAAAATAATACCAAAGCCATAGCAGTAAATATACCTCAAGGATCTGGAACCAGTACAATCGGACAAATACTGGAAGAGAAAAAAGTCATTTCCAGTACAAATAAATTTAAATTGCTGTCAAAAATAGATGGGAACGATGGAAAATATAAAGCGGGAGAATATTCCCTGTCTCCCTCCATGCCGCTGGAACAGATCATGGAAATCATCATATCGGGGGATTCCAACACCAGCAGATTTACGATTCCGGAGGGTCTTACCATAAAAGAGACCGCAGACAGGCTTGCTGCCAAAAACTTGATCAACAAGGATGCCTTCCTGTCAGAAGTAAAATCCGGTACGTTTGATTATAGGTTTATATCCCTTTTACCAAATACTGAAAATCGGCTGGAAGGGTTTCTATACCCTGAAACCTATGATATTTATACAACGGCCAGCGAACACGAGATTATTGGTAAAATGCTGGATCAATTTGATAAGCTTGTACCGGAGGAATATTATACCAGAGCATCTGAAATGGGCTATGATATGTACAAAATCATAACGATCGCTTCTTTGATCGAAAAAGAAACGCTTGTTTCCTCCGAAAAACCGGTAGTGGCCAGTGTAATCTATAACAGACTAGCCGTTAATATGCCCCTGCAGATTGATGCAACGGTGCAGTATGCACTGCCTGAACATAAGGAACGGTTGAACTATAAGGATCTGGAAGTGGATTCTCCCTACAACACCTATCAGAATACCGGGCTGCCTCAAGGGCCGATCTGTTCTCCGGGAATTGATTCCATCAAAGCCGCTCTATATCCTGCGAATACCAACTACTATTACTATGTATTAAGTGCTGAAAAGAACGGTTCACATAAGTTTTCCAATACGTATGAAGAATTCTTAAAAAATAAGAACGCATATGTTCATTCACTTTAA
- the efp gene encoding elongation factor P, with amino-acid sequence MLYASDFRKGITFELNGEPHVVLDFQHVKPGKGAAFVRTKYKNILTGATREEAFNPNDKFPKAHIETKQMQYLYNDGELYYFMDQETFEQVPLMQEQVEDAIKYLRENDDATIKFYKGAAFMVEAPNFVNLKVIETEPGVKGDTATNVTKAATVETGAVVQVPIFIEEGEVIQIDTRTGEYLGRAK; translated from the coding sequence ATGTTATACGCAAGTGATTTTAGAAAAGGTATTACTTTTGAATTAAATGGTGAGCCGCATGTTGTTTTAGACTTTCAGCATGTAAAGCCGGGTAAAGGTGCTGCCTTTGTAAGAACAAAATATAAAAATATTCTTACGGGTGCTACCAGAGAAGAGGCTTTTAACCCGAATGATAAATTCCCTAAGGCTCATATTGAGACAAAACAGATGCAATACTTATATAATGACGGTGAACTTTATTACTTCATGGATCAGGAAACATTTGAACAGGTTCCGCTAATGCAAGAACAGGTCGAGGATGCCATTAAATATTTAAGAGAAAACGATGACGCCACCATCAAATTCTACAAGGGTGCCGCATTTATGGTGGAAGCTCCTAACTTTGTAAACTTGAAGGTTATTGAAACAGAACCGGGCGTAAAAGGGGATACGGCTACGAACGTAACAAAAGCAGCTACGGTTGAAACCGGTGCAGTTGTTCAAGTTCCAATTTTTATCGAAGAAGGCGAAGTTATTCAGATAGACACGAGAACAGGCGAATATTTAGGAAGAGCTAAATAA
- a CDS encoding YlbF family regulator — translation MNVYDAARALATEIKNSEELKQYEAIKATVSQNSEITEMINDFQAKQMEMQTKQILGQEIDEEFTGQVQQLYGIMMSDPLAAQYLQAELRFSLMMNDIYKILGEVINLGNNQ, via the coding sequence ATGAACGTATATGATGCGGCCAGAGCACTGGCTACAGAAATTAAGAATTCAGAAGAGTTAAAACAGTATGAGGCCATCAAGGCCACGGTTTCCCAAAACAGTGAAATAACTGAAATGATCAATGACTTTCAGGCAAAGCAGATGGAAATGCAGACAAAACAAATATTGGGCCAAGAAATAGACGAAGAATTTACGGGTCAGGTACAGCAGCTCTATGGGATCATGATGAGTGATCCCCTTGCCGCACAATATCTGCAGGCGGAGCTTCGATTTTCCCTAATGATGAATGATATCTATAAGATCCTGGGAGAAGTAATCAATCTGGGAAATAATCAGTAG
- a CDS encoding ribonuclease J, which produces MRKRTNRKNGSPLRVIPIGGLNEIGKNMTVLEYKDDIIIIDCGMSFPEDEMYGIDIVIPDFAYVVKNKEKVRGVILTHGHEDHIGAIPYLLKQINVPIYGTRLTLGLVENKLKEHGIKGNLNTVAHGDKVQLGVFNAEAIRSTHSVADAICWCIETPVGRVFHTGDFKIDYTPIGGAPMDFARLAELGSKGVQLMLCDSTNATRPGYSMSEQTVGITLENIFRNSEARIIIATFSSNVHRVQRIIDNAVKVGRKVAISGRSMVNVVNIAMELGYLNVPANVLVDINKTKNIPDKELVIITTGSQGEPMSALARMASNDHKAVTIKKGDMVILSSSPVPGNEKTVSNVVNKLFEKGAEVIYSDIADIHVSGHACEEELKLMHSLIKPKFFMPVHGEYRHLKRHAQIAESLGEDPDNIFILENGNVLNVTANKAEILKEEVPSQAVYVDGLGVGDVGNIVLRDRKLLSESGLIIVVAAIDRSSGTICSGPDIISRGFVYVRENENLIEQARNLVANTLNKCCDENIKDWNALKSAVRDDLRSFIYKQTKRSPVILPIFLEV; this is translated from the coding sequence ATGAGAAAAAGAACTAACAGAAAGAACGGCAGTCCACTTCGCGTTATTCCAATTGGCGGATTAAATGAGATCGGAAAAAACATGACCGTATTGGAGTACAAGGATGATATTATTATTATTGACTGTGGAATGTCCTTTCCGGAAGACGAAATGTACGGAATTGATATCGTAATCCCTGATTTTGCCTATGTTGTAAAAAACAAGGAAAAGGTCAGAGGTGTGATATTGACACATGGTCATGAAGACCACATCGGAGCGATTCCTTATCTGCTTAAGCAGATCAATGTTCCTATTTATGGAACCAGACTCACTTTAGGATTGGTAGAAAATAAACTGAAGGAGCACGGAATTAAAGGGAATCTCAACACGGTGGCTCACGGCGACAAGGTTCAGCTGGGTGTTTTTAACGCGGAAGCCATTCGAAGCACCCATTCGGTAGCGGATGCTATCTGCTGGTGCATCGAAACGCCGGTGGGAAGGGTTTTCCATACCGGTGACTTTAAAATTGACTACACCCCTATAGGCGGAGCACCCATGGATTTCGCCAGACTGGCAGAGCTGGGATCTAAGGGAGTTCAGCTCATGCTTTGTGACAGCACGAATGCCACAAGACCCGGTTACTCCATGTCGGAACAGACCGTAGGTATTACCCTTGAAAATATTTTCAGAAATTCTGAAGCGAGAATTATTATTGCGACCTTCTCTTCCAATGTGCACAGGGTGCAGAGAATTATTGACAATGCCGTTAAGGTGGGCCGTAAGGTGGCCATATCGGGCAGAAGCATGGTAAACGTCGTTAATATCGCCATGGAGCTGGGATATCTCAATGTACCTGCAAATGTACTAGTGGATATTAATAAAACAAAAAATATTCCGGACAAGGAGCTGGTAATCATCACCACCGGAAGTCAGGGCGAGCCTATGTCTGCACTTGCAAGAATGGCATCCAATGACCATAAGGCAGTGACCATAAAAAAAGGAGACATGGTGATTTTATCCTCCAGTCCGGTACCGGGAAATGAAAAAACCGTTTCCAATGTGGTCAATAAGCTCTTTGAAAAAGGGGCGGAAGTAATCTATTCGGATATAGCGGATATCCACGTTTCGGGACACGCCTGCGAAGAAGAATTGAAATTAATGCATTCGTTGATCAAGCCAAAGTTCTTCATGCCTGTACACGGGGAATACCGTCATCTGAAGCGTCACGCACAAATTGCTGAAAGCCTGGGAGAAGATCCGGATAATATCTTTATATTAGAAAATGGCAATGTGCTTAACGTAACAGCCAATAAAGCCGAAATCCTTAAAGAAGAGGTTCCTTCACAGGCGGTATATGTGGACGGCCTTGGTGTAGGAGATGTGGGAAATATCGTACTCCGCGACAGAAAGCTTCTTTCAGAATCCGGGCTCATCATCGTAGTTGCTGCGATTGACAGGTCATCCGGTACCATATGCTCCGGTCCTGACATTATTTCCAGAGGCTTTGTATATGTGAGAGAAAATGAAAACCTGATCGAACAGGCCAGAAATCTGGTGGCCAATACGCTGAATAAATGCTGTGACGAAAACATTAAGGATTGGAATGCTCTTAAATCAGCAGTAAGGGATGATCTCAGAAGCTTTATCTATAAGCAGACAAAGAGAAGCCCTGTCATACTGCCTATATTCTTGGAGGTATAA
- the leuS gene encoding leucine--tRNA ligase, with protein sequence MLEKYNFREIEKKWQKYWEENKVFATSEDESKEKYYVLEMFPYPSGKLHMGHVRNYSIGDVIARYKTMAGFNVLHPMGYDSFGLPAENAAIKHGIAPAKWTTDNIAEMTQQLKALGFSYDWDREVATCRPEYYKWMQWIFIQFYNKGLAYKKENPVNWCPSCQTVLANEQVVNGCCERCGTVVGKKELSQWYLKITDYADRLLNNLDKMEGWPSKVKIMQKNWIGKSVGAEVDFHIDGFDEKLTIFTTRPDTLYGVTYMVLAPEHPYVKKLAEGSGKEAEVEKYLDEIQHKSDIERTSTTNEKTGVFIGRYAINPLNGKKVPIFISDYVLMDYGTGAIMAVPAHDQRDFEFAKKFDCEIIPVVESEDPSIDIHHLTEAFVAEGKMINSEMFTGMNNKEAISKVVDYLEEKGIGKKSINYRLRDWLISRQRYWGAPIPMIYCDDCGWVPEKEENLPVLLPTDVEFTGKGESPLTTSKTFAKAVCPKCGKPARREMDTMDTFLDSSWYFLRYTDAKNDKEAFSKEKQKYWMNVDQYIGGVEHAILHLMYARFFQMALYDLGYTTNEEPFENLLTQGMVIKDGKKMSKSIGNVVSPAEIIEKYGADTARLFILFAAPPERELDWSDAGVEGSYRFLNRVYRLVYELTDVIKHAPNSYILETEEDKSLAFEMNTTIKKVSEDVGGRFSFNTAISSIMEMVNEMYRYKENENINLGLLKAAVENLVLILSPFTPHVCEEMWQSLGHNESVHKISWPKYDEAAMIKDTVEIVIQINGKVKEKMNVTNNLDKSAFEKAAMENEKVKALIEGKNIVKVVAVPNKLLNIVVK encoded by the coding sequence ATGTTAGAAAAGTACAACTTCAGAGAAATTGAAAAAAAATGGCAGAAGTACTGGGAAGAAAATAAAGTTTTTGCTACTTCTGAAGATGAAAGCAAAGAAAAATATTATGTGCTGGAAATGTTTCCGTATCCGTCCGGAAAATTACATATGGGACATGTGAGAAACTACTCCATAGGTGACGTTATTGCCAGATATAAGACCATGGCCGGATTTAATGTCCTGCATCCCATGGGATATGATTCCTTTGGCCTGCCTGCGGAAAATGCTGCCATTAAGCACGGAATTGCTCCTGCAAAATGGACGACAGACAACATTGCGGAGATGACACAGCAGTTAAAGGCACTGGGCTTTTCTTATGATTGGGATAGAGAAGTGGCTACTTGCCGCCCCGAATATTATAAGTGGATGCAGTGGATATTTATCCAATTTTATAACAAAGGCTTGGCTTATAAAAAAGAAAATCCGGTAAACTGGTGTCCAAGCTGCCAGACAGTACTGGCAAATGAGCAGGTAGTCAATGGCTGCTGTGAACGCTGCGGTACCGTGGTAGGCAAAAAAGAACTATCCCAATGGTATTTGAAAATTACAGACTATGCAGATCGGCTTCTCAATAATCTGGATAAGATGGAGGGCTGGCCCAGCAAAGTCAAGATCATGCAGAAAAACTGGATTGGAAAGAGTGTCGGTGCTGAAGTCGATTTTCATATTGACGGATTTGATGAAAAACTCACCATTTTTACCACCAGACCGGATACGCTGTATGGAGTGACCTACATGGTACTTGCACCGGAACACCCATATGTAAAGAAGCTTGCAGAGGGTAGCGGAAAAGAGGCGGAGGTTGAAAAATATCTGGATGAAATCCAGCATAAGTCTGATATTGAAAGAACCTCCACTACCAATGAAAAAACGGGTGTATTTATCGGCAGATATGCCATCAATCCGTTAAACGGAAAGAAGGTTCCGATCTTTATTTCTGATTATGTTCTGATGGACTACGGAACAGGGGCTATTATGGCCGTACCTGCTCACGATCAGAGAGACTTTGAATTTGCCAAGAAATTTGACTGTGAAATCATTCCGGTAGTAGAATCCGAGGATCCTTCTATAGACATTCATCACCTGACCGAAGCCTTTGTAGCGGAAGGTAAAATGATTAATTCAGAGATGTTCACCGGTATGAACAATAAAGAAGCCATTTCCAAGGTCGTTGATTATCTGGAAGAAAAGGGAATCGGCAAGAAGTCCATTAATTACAGACTTCGAGATTGGCTGATTTCAAGACAGAGATATTGGGGTGCTCCTATTCCTATGATTTATTGCGACGACTGCGGATGGGTTCCGGAAAAAGAAGAGAACCTGCCTGTCTTACTGCCCACGGATGTGGAGTTTACGGGAAAAGGAGAATCTCCTCTTACAACAAGTAAAACCTTTGCAAAGGCCGTATGCCCTAAATGTGGAAAACCTGCCAGAAGAGAAATGGACACCATGGATACTTTCTTGGATTCTTCCTGGTATTTTTTAAGATACACAGACGCAAAAAATGATAAAGAAGCTTTTTCAAAGGAAAAGCAAAAATACTGGATGAATGTGGATCAATATATTGGCGGAGTAGAGCATGCGATCCTGCACTTAATGTATGCAAGATTCTTCCAAATGGCTCTTTATGATTTGGGATACACGACCAATGAAGAACCTTTTGAGAACTTACTGACTCAGGGCATGGTCATCAAGGATGGTAAAAAAATGTCAAAATCCATCGGAAATGTGGTAAGCCCTGCAGAAATTATTGAAAAATACGGAGCAGATACAGCAAGACTCTTTATTTTATTTGCTGCACCGCCTGAAAGAGAGCTGGATTGGTCCGATGCTGGTGTAGAAGGAAGCTACAGGTTCCTGAACAGAGTATACAGATTGGTTTATGAACTGACGGATGTTATAAAACATGCCCCGAATTCATATATTTTAGAAACAGAAGAAGATAAATCTTTAGCTTTTGAAATGAATACAACTATAAAAAAGGTTTCAGAAGATGTTGGCGGCCGATTTAGCTTTAATACGGCAATCAGTTCCATTATGGAAATGGTAAATGAAATGTATCGATACAAGGAAAACGAAAATATCAACTTGGGGCTTCTAAAAGCTGCGGTTGAAAACTTGGTGTTGATCTTATCTCCATTTACCCCTCATGTCTGCGAAGAAATGTGGCAGAGCTTGGGACATAATGAATCGGTTCACAAAATCAGCTGGCCAAAGTATGATGAAGCGGCCATGATAAAAGATACTGTAGAAATCGTTATCCAAATAAATGGAAAAGTTAAAGAAAAGATGAACGTTACAAATAACTTGGATAAGTCAGCTTTTGAAAAGGCTGCGATGGAGAACGAAAAAGTTAAAGCTTTAATAGAAGGAAAAAACATTGTTAAAGTTGTTGCAGTACCAAATAAGCTACTAAATATCGTTGTAAAGTAA
- the rsfS gene encoding ribosome silencing factor, with translation MNGKEIALLAAKVLDQKKAQDIACIDISVKSSFADFFVLASGSSERQIKSLSDDIDDEFAKNGIIAKNIEGQPSSGWILMDYGDVIVNVLTTEMRQRYNIEKVWGDCEFLELDLED, from the coding sequence ATGAACGGTAAAGAAATTGCATTACTGGCAGCTAAGGTTTTAGACCAGAAAAAAGCACAGGATATCGCATGTATTGATATTAGCGTCAAATCCTCATTTGCTGACTTTTTCGTGTTGGCCTCCGGAAGCAGCGAAAGACAGATAAAGTCCCTAAGTGATGATATTGACGATGAATTTGCAAAAAACGGCATTATTGCAAAGAATATAGAAGGACAGCCCAGTTCGGGATGGATTCTCATGGACTATGGGGATGTCATTGTAAATGTTTTAACCACTGAAATGCGCCAGAGATACAATATTGAAAAGGTCTGGGGTGATTGCGAATTTTTAGAACTTGATTTGGAGGATTAA
- the yqeK gene encoding bis(5'-nucleosyl)-tetraphosphatase (symmetrical) YqeK yields MKTDYISDYIEKNLSEKRKRHIYAVKETALKLALRYGADLEKTELAALFHDMFRELSEQDMNRYVEQFHLDPRYLNNRNLAHGKVTAAIMEKEYGIKDKDILNAVRYHTTGRARMSQLEKIIYLADAIEPNRDYPGVEELRKAAFENLDEACMLSLTRTIDYVRSQHSYLDEDTIKARDYLKELKI; encoded by the coding sequence ATGAAAACGGACTATATAAGTGATTACATTGAAAAAAATTTATCAGAAAAAAGAAAACGCCACATTTACGCTGTAAAAGAAACCGCTTTAAAATTAGCATTACGATATGGGGCAGATCTTGAAAAAACGGAACTGGCCGCTTTGTTTCACGATATGTTCCGGGAATTATCCGAACAGGATATGAACCGCTATGTGGAGCAGTTTCATTTAGATCCCAGATATTTAAATAACAGAAATCTGGCTCACGGCAAAGTGACTGCTGCGATCATGGAAAAAGAGTATGGTATCAAGGATAAAGATATTTTAAATGCTGTCCGTTACCATACGACCGGAAGAGCCCGTATGTCGCAGCTTGAAAAAATCATCTATTTGGCGGATGCCATAGAACCCAACCGGGACTATCCCGGAGTAGAAGAGTTGAGAAAAGCAGCATTTGAGAACTTAGATGAAGCTTGTATGTTATCGCTGACCAGAACAATTGATTATGTCCGGTCACAGCATTCCTATTTAGATGAAGATACTATAAAAGCAAGAGATTATTTGAAAGAATTAAAAATTTAA
- the nadD gene encoding nicotinate-nucleotide adenylyltransferase, producing MRKIGIFGGSFDPVHFGHMGLALQAKKELNLDKVIFIPAKYQPFKLNRKVTSEKHRVKMLELALRGMNDVEISYAELESDEISYTANTLNQVKALYDNTEVFFILGTDSFLSIELWHKAEELLTESSFAVGSRPGYKEEELKCCIDRIRAVYNTNVVLLNNKELPISSTEIKSAVKAGKSIKNLVPESVERYIHENGLYK from the coding sequence ATGAGAAAAATAGGAATCTTTGGGGGAAGCTTTGATCCGGTTCATTTCGGACATATGGGGCTGGCTTTACAGGCAAAAAAGGAATTAAATCTGGACAAAGTGATCTTTATTCCTGCAAAATACCAGCCTTTTAAATTGAACAGAAAGGTTACCTCCGAAAAGCACAGAGTAAAGATGCTGGAACTGGCGCTGCGCGGGATGAATGATGTTGAAATTTCCTATGCGGAGCTGGAAAGTGATGAAATTTCATACACGGCCAACACCTTAAATCAGGTCAAAGCCCTCTATGATAACACAGAAGTTTTTTTCATTTTAGGCACAGACTCTTTTTTAAGCATTGAGCTCTGGCATAAAGCGGAAGAATTACTGACAGAATCCAGTTTTGCTGTTGGCAGCAGGCCGGGTTATAAAGAAGAAGAATTAAAATGCTGTATAGACAGGATAAGAGCAGTCTATAATACTAATGTTGTATTATTGAACAATAAAGAATTGCCGATCTCTTCAACGGAGATCAAGAGTGCTGTAAAAGCAGGCAAAAGTATTAAAAATCTTGTTCCGGAGTCTGTAGAAAGGTATATCCATGAAAACGGACTATATAAGTGA
- the aspS gene encoding aspartate--tRNA ligase, whose translation MSNVFKRTHMCGVLNSGNIHENVVLNGWIQKRRNLGGLIFCDLRDKTGIVQVVFDDKIPQDIFEKADSLRSEYVVGIKGMVKERQSKNPEISTGDIEVFANDLVIYSEADTPPIYIKDDDNVDENLRLKYRYLDLRKVKMQKNLTFRHNITKLARDYFDSQGFTEIETPILNKPTPEGARDYLVPSRVNPGKFYALPQSPQLFKQLLMVGGSDRYMQIARCFRDEDLRADRQPEFTQIDLEMSFVDVDDVIEIQEGFLKKLMKEIMHVDIQTPFLRLPYDEAMERYGSDKPDTRFGFELKKLNEVVAGTEFKVFADALEKKGDVRGININGGSEHFSRKDLDKLTDASKHYGAKGLVWMRIGDGEINSSVNKFFTQEQLSEIAAVFDAKPGDLILIAADKPKIVFDTLGFLRREIAGRLGLLNDKQFNFLWVVDFPLFEYDDETDSYSAMHHPFTCPKPEDVPMLDSQPGKVKALAYDIVLNGVELGGGSIRIHDKKLQSKMFEVLGLSKEVCETKFGFLLEAFKYGTPPHGGLAYGLDRLVMLLSGEHSIREVMAFPKNQAAQCMVSDAPTGVPEDQLEELSINIRE comes from the coding sequence ATGAGCAATGTTTTTAAAAGGACACATATGTGCGGCGTTTTGAATTCAGGCAATATTCATGAAAATGTTGTATTAAATGGATGGATTCAGAAAAGAAGAAATCTGGGAGGCCTTATTTTCTGTGATTTAAGAGACAAAACTGGAATTGTTCAGGTTGTCTTTGATGACAAGATTCCTCAGGATATTTTTGAAAAAGCGGACAGCCTTAGAAGTGAATATGTTGTAGGCATAAAGGGTATGGTAAAAGAAAGACAGTCCAAAAATCCGGAGATTTCTACCGGAGATATCGAAGTCTTTGCCAATGATCTGGTGATTTATTCCGAAGCAGATACTCCGCCGATTTATATTAAAGATGATGATAATGTAGATGAGAATTTGAGGCTAAAGTATCGATATTTGGATTTAAGAAAAGTAAAGATGCAGAAGAATTTAACTTTCAGACATAATATTACGAAGCTTGCCAGAGATTATTTTGACAGTCAGGGCTTTACGGAAATCGAAACGCCGATTCTCAACAAGCCGACCCCGGAAGGCGCAAGAGACTATCTGGTACCAAGCCGGGTAAATCCGGGGAAATTTTATGCCCTGCCCCAATCCCCGCAGCTGTTTAAACAGCTTTTAATGGTAGGCGGCTCCGATCGATATATGCAGATCGCCAGGTGTTTCAGAGATGAAGACCTGAGAGCAGACAGACAGCCTGAATTTACACAGATCGATCTGGAGATGTCCTTTGTGGATGTGGATGACGTCATTGAAATTCAGGAAGGTTTTTTGAAAAAGCTGATGAAGGAGATCATGCATGTGGACATTCAGACTCCATTTCTGAGACTTCCTTACGATGAAGCTATGGAGAGATACGGAAGTGATAAACCGGATACCAGATTTGGATTTGAGCTGAAAAAGCTGAATGAGGTGGTAGCTGGCACTGAATTTAAGGTATTTGCTGATGCACTGGAGAAGAAAGGCGACGTAAGAGGAATCAATATCAACGGCGGTTCGGAGCATTTCAGCAGAAAGGATCTGGATAAGCTGACAGACGCTTCCAAGCATTATGGTGCCAAGGGTCTGGTATGGATGAGAATAGGGGACGGAGAAATCAATTCTTCTGTTAATAAATTTTTTACACAGGAACAGCTTTCAGAAATTGCCGCTGTATTTGATGCCAAACCGGGTGACTTAATTCTTATTGCCGCAGATAAGCCTAAAATCGTATTTGACACCCTTGGCTTCCTCAGAAGAGAGATTGCGGGAAGACTGGGACTTCTGAACGATAAGCAGTTCAACTTCCTCTGGGTCGTGGATTTCCCTCTGTTTGAATACGATGATGAAACCGATTCTTATTCGGCTATGCACCACCCGTTTACCTGTCCTAAGCCGGAGGATGTTCCCATGCTGGATTCTCAGCCGGGAAAGGTCAAGGCACTGGCTTATGACATCGTTTTAAACGGTGTGGAACTGGGAGGCGGCAGTATCCGAATCCACGATAAAAAGCTTCAATCTAAAATGTTTGAAGTGCTGGGATTGAGTAAAGAGGTCTGTGAAACCAAGTTCGGTTTCTTACTGGAGGCCTTTAAATACGGTACTCCTCCTCACGGCGGCCTGGCTTATGGGCTGGACAGACTGGTGATGCTCCTATCCGGCGAACACAGCATCAGAGAAGTGATGGCGTTCCCTAAGAATCAGGCGGCACAATGCATGGTCAGTGACGCTCCTACCGGCGTGCCGGAGGATCAACTGGAAGAACTTAGTATCAATATCAGGGAATAG